The following are encoded in a window of Manihot esculenta cultivar AM560-2 chromosome 8, M.esculenta_v8, whole genome shotgun sequence genomic DNA:
- the LOC110621791 gene encoding uncharacterized protein LOC110621791, translated as MTDQSSPASRLVRACQDLLSMICSSSSFGRPPEDDFAVCWPSATLFKRNTEIGFYDFPWEDSKTCVETRKVIMIEDEKIEDSMASLETTENAEALRGKDTVERKNRQSNFRFQNVVTKLDHKPSPPGSFGSCELRNRSAHLLLLMSTCSAAMSLLGAFQLPNLLPVKVSSNHSGGMFRLLLFFNSTIFFASMALIAILMHKLPILPWLLISASSTIGAYMSLNLLQWVCSRIHII; from the exons ATGACAGATCAGAGTTCTCCTGCTTCAAGGCTTGTTCGTGCTTGTCAAGACTTGTTATCGATGATCTGCTCCTCATCATCCTTCGGCAGACCACCAGAAGATGATTTTGCTGTGTGTTGGCCTTCCGCTACTCTCTTCAAAAGAAATACAGAAATcggtttttatgattttccttGGGAAGATTCTAAAACCTGCGTTGAGACTCGCAAG GTTATAATGATAGAAGATGAGAAAATTGAAGATTCAATGGCGTCTCTGGAAACAACAGAAAATGCTGAAGCTTTAAGAGGCAAAGACACGGTTGAACGGAAAAATCGTCAGAGCAACTTTCGATTTCAGAATGTAGTTACGAAGCTGGATCACAAGCCATCCCCTCCAGGATCTTTTGGCAGCTGTGAGTTACGAAACAGAAGCGCTCATTTGCTGTTACTGATGTCGACTTGTTCAGCAGCAATGAGCCTTCTCGGAGCatttcagctgccgaacttgCTTCCTGTCAAAGTCTCAAGTAATCATTCCGGCGGAATGTTCCGCCTGCTCCTTTTCTTTAACTCCACCATCTTCTTCGCATCAATGGCCTTGATCGCAATCCTCATGCACAAACTTCCAATCCTTCCATGGCTACTAATCTCAGCGTCTTCTACAATTGGAGCTTACAT GTCATTGAATCTTCTCCAGTGGGTTTGCTCCAGAATCCATATAATATAG